One stretch of Plutella xylostella chromosome 15, ilPluXylo3.1, whole genome shotgun sequence DNA includes these proteins:
- the LOC105398386 gene encoding uncharacterized protein LOC105398386: MILYWLVLLACVVGDEVEDGRALVGEVDEELLRKLEADPVRDLSADPEYEELRAELSATHAALRELVQQQAAPGRSKRSSWSMKTTPCWQLGGICIQKRLCVGEPYLTEVHGCMSITEVCCFSWNKFKPRDLSEYGITSHPGYPWSSNQQKFGGKGIVVHGYGKRNKKLKESTNLRESYIAKNIESQENIQPKPINERLQVSKEAVSNAKNISLYDAIERILNDKKLREYIS; the protein is encoded by the exons ATGATATTGTATTGGTTGGTTCTGTTGGCGTGTGTTGTCGGGGACGAGGTGGAGGACGGGCGGGCGCTGGTGGGGGAGGTGGACGAGGAGCTGCTGAGGAAGCTGGAGGCGGACCCCGTCCGGGACCTGTCGGCGGACCCGGAGTACGAGGAGCTGCGCGCCGAGCTGAGCGCCACGCACGCCGCGCTGCGCGAGCTCGTGCAGCAGCAGGCCGCGCCCGGCCGCAGTAAGCGCTCCTCAT GGTCTATGAAAACCACCCCGTGTTGGCAATTAGGCGGCATCTGTATACAGAAGAGACTGTGCGTCGGCGAGCCGTACCTGACGGAG GTGCACGGCTGCATGAGCATAACCGAGGTGTGCTGTTTTAGCTGGAACAAGTTCAAACCACGGGACCTGTCAGAATATGGAATAACAAGCCACCCGGGCTACCCTTGGAGTTCCAATCAACAAAAATTTGGCGGCAAAGGAATCGTGGTTCATGGGTACGGGAAAAGAAATAAGAAACTTAAAGAATCGACAAATCTTCGCGAAAGCTACATTGCGAAAAATATAGAAAGTCAGGAAAACATTCAACCTAAACCTATAAATGAAAGATTACAAGTATCTAAGGAAGCAGTCAGtaatgcaaaaaatattagcTTATATGATGCAATAGAGCGAATTTTGAACGACAAAAAGTTAAGAGAATATATTTCGTAG